The Streptomyces sp. SS1-1 genome has a segment encoding these proteins:
- a CDS encoding glycoside hydrolase family 26 protein, with the protein MARDRRRSTPRGTALITAAVIAAAALTPGTALAAGSASHPDPARPVPAADPAPLADPAPPAASPQPPQGAHAPAGSPAHAPAFGAYLHYGPAGVQRMQQLTRWLGGQEPRVGHTYLPGDLWTNIEGGHGFLDSWAAWRRAKSDRMLVLNVPMMERNESGLPDATVRTLLRRAASGAFDAHFQALAERLVALGIPDTVLVLGWEMNGITYTHRCGPDPASWKQYWRRVVRVMRAVDGQRFRFDFAPSRGRDAVPWPDCYPGDDVVDIIGMDAYDQPRGLTFDEQITEPYGLQYHVDFARRHGKPISYPEWGLFRNGDNITYMLRMLAWMDQHKPLYNTITDYCPHGVWLCSDNPRASALYRLLLSAPLHSRPQPAPATPDATASPATPDATASPATLPAPATPPTAPSPAPSTSGPRTAPCWTWRSGWSSSSAAGSPRA; encoded by the coding sequence ATGGCCCGTGACCGCCGACGGTCCACCCCGAGAGGAACGGCGCTGATCACCGCCGCGGTGATCGCCGCGGCGGCCCTCACCCCGGGCACGGCCCTCGCGGCCGGCTCCGCCTCCCACCCCGACCCGGCCCGCCCGGTCCCCGCCGCCGACCCGGCACCCCTGGCCGACCCGGCACCCCCGGCCGCCTCGCCGCAGCCGCCGCAGGGCGCCCACGCCCCGGCCGGGTCGCCCGCGCACGCGCCCGCGTTCGGGGCGTACCTGCACTACGGGCCCGCCGGGGTGCAGCGGATGCAGCAGCTCACCCGCTGGCTCGGCGGACAGGAACCCCGCGTCGGGCACACCTATCTGCCCGGCGACCTGTGGACCAACATCGAGGGCGGGCACGGCTTCCTCGACAGCTGGGCCGCCTGGCGGCGCGCCAAGTCCGACCGGATGCTCGTGCTCAACGTGCCCATGATGGAACGCAACGAGAGCGGCCTGCCCGACGCGACCGTCCGGACCCTGCTGCGGCGCGCCGCGTCCGGCGCCTTCGACGCGCACTTCCAGGCCCTCGCCGAACGCCTGGTCGCCCTCGGCATCCCGGACACGGTCCTCGTGCTCGGCTGGGAGATGAACGGCATCACCTACACCCACCGCTGCGGCCCGGACCCGGCGAGCTGGAAGCAGTACTGGCGCCGTGTCGTCCGCGTGATGCGCGCGGTCGACGGCCAGCGCTTCCGCTTCGACTTCGCCCCCAGCCGCGGCCGGGACGCCGTCCCCTGGCCCGACTGCTACCCGGGCGACGACGTCGTCGACATCATCGGCATGGACGCCTACGACCAGCCGCGCGGCCTCACCTTCGACGAACAGATCACCGAGCCGTACGGGCTGCAGTACCACGTGGACTTCGCCCGCCGCCACGGCAAGCCGATCTCGTACCCGGAGTGGGGCCTGTTCCGCAACGGCGACAACATCACGTACATGCTGCGCATGCTGGCCTGGATGGACCAGCACAAGCCGCTCTACAACACCATCACCGACTACTGCCCGCACGGCGTGTGGCTGTGCTCCGACAACCCCCGCGCCTCCGCCCTGTACCGCCTCCTGCTGTCCGCCCCGCTGCACTCCCGCCCCCAGCCGGCCCCCGCCACGCCGGACGCCACCGCGTCCCCGGCCACCCCCGACGCCACCGCGTCCCCGGCCACCCTCCCGGCCCCGGCGACACCCCCCACCGCGCCGAGCCCTGCGCCCTCCACCTCGGGGCCCCGCACTGCACCCTGCTGGACCTGGAGAAGTGGCTGGAGCAGCAGCTCGGCGGCCGGCTCTCCGCGTGCCTGA
- a CDS encoding vWA domain-containing protein yields the protein MERHRVRRLRGALLALTAGGLLLTGCGGQDGGPSTTDRSSEGRGFPVAPEYDGDGSGEQKNGDDGDREFAPEPDLVSTFALDVDTASYGYARRTLAEGRLPDPTTVRPEEFVNSFRQDYDRPDGNGFTVTVDGARTAREDWSLVRVGLATRPAEDASRRPPAALTFVVDISGSMAEPGRLDLAKDSLGVMTDRLRDDDSVALVTFSDEAERVLRPTRVGGHRDEIHDAIDSLSPTDSTNLGAGVKTGYETAEDGLRKGATNRVVLVSDALANTGDTDADTILERVSSERREHGITLFGVGVGSDYGDALMERLADKGDGHTVYVSGEDEAHKVFAQDLPRNVDLTARDAKAQVVFDPKTVKEFRLIGYDDRKVADEDFRDDRVDGGEVGPGHTVTALYAVRTARHAEGHLATASVRWLDPRTRAPHEESGGIEADALEDSVWSASPRFQVTATAAYFADALRDGGDGRTALPGRGGLGELAERAEELSGKTEDQDVARLADAIRQASRLTGRD from the coding sequence ATGGAGCGACACCGCGTACGACGGCTGAGGGGCGCGCTGCTCGCGCTCACGGCGGGCGGCCTGCTGCTCACCGGGTGCGGCGGGCAGGACGGCGGTCCCTCGACGACGGACCGCAGCAGCGAGGGGCGCGGCTTCCCGGTCGCCCCCGAGTACGACGGCGACGGCTCGGGCGAGCAGAAGAACGGCGACGACGGCGACCGCGAGTTCGCGCCCGAGCCCGACCTCGTCTCCACCTTCGCCCTGGACGTGGACACGGCCTCCTACGGCTACGCCCGCCGCACGCTCGCCGAGGGACGGCTGCCGGACCCCACGACGGTCCGCCCGGAGGAGTTCGTCAACAGCTTCCGCCAGGACTACGACCGCCCCGACGGCAACGGGTTCACGGTCACCGTGGACGGCGCCCGCACCGCGCGCGAGGACTGGTCCCTGGTCCGGGTGGGCCTGGCGACTCGGCCCGCCGAGGACGCCTCCCGCCGCCCGCCCGCCGCGCTCACCTTCGTCGTCGACATCTCCGGCTCCATGGCCGAACCGGGCCGTCTGGACCTGGCGAAGGACTCCCTCGGCGTGATGACGGACCGGCTGCGCGACGACGACTCGGTCGCCCTGGTCACCTTCAGCGACGAGGCCGAGCGGGTGCTGCGGCCGACCCGCGTCGGCGGGCACCGGGACGAGATCCACGACGCCATCGACAGCCTGTCGCCCACCGACTCCACCAACCTCGGCGCCGGCGTGAAGACCGGGTACGAGACGGCCGAGGACGGCCTGCGCAAGGGCGCCACCAACCGGGTCGTGCTGGTCTCCGACGCCCTCGCCAACACCGGCGACACCGACGCGGACACCATCCTGGAACGGGTCTCCTCCGAGCGCCGCGAACACGGCATCACCCTCTTCGGGGTGGGCGTCGGCAGCGACTACGGCGACGCCCTGATGGAACGCCTCGCCGACAAGGGCGACGGGCACACCGTGTACGTCTCCGGGGAGGACGAGGCGCACAAGGTCTTCGCGCAGGACCTGCCCCGCAACGTCGACCTGACCGCCCGCGACGCCAAGGCCCAGGTCGTCTTCGACCCCAAAACGGTGAAGGAGTTCCGGCTGATCGGCTACGACGACCGGAAGGTCGCGGACGAGGACTTCCGCGACGACCGCGTCGACGGCGGCGAGGTCGGCCCCGGCCACACGGTCACCGCCCTGTACGCCGTCCGCACGGCACGGCACGCCGAGGGCCACCTGGCCACGGCGAGCGTCCGCTGGCTCGACCCGCGCACCCGCGCCCCGCACGAGGAGTCCGGCGGTATCGAGGCGGACGCGCTGGAGGACTCGGTGTGGAGCGCGAGTCCCCGCTTCCAGGTCACGGCCACGGCGGCCTACTTCGCGGACGCCCTGCGCGACGGCGGCGACGGCCGGACGGCACTGCCCGGGCGGGGCGGTCTGGGCGAACTCGCCGAGCGCGCGGAGGAGTTGAGTGGGAAGACCGAGGACCAGGACGTGGCCCGGCTCGCCGACGCGATCCGGCAGGCGAGCCGTCTCACCGGCCGGGACTGA
- a CDS encoding AMP-dependent synthetase/ligase has product MGVRKDLKRAAQRTELLERAEVEVVTDAGGVVREARTPALASRPTTGSIADLPYTNAAEAPDAVVLRRHTGDGWRPVTAAEFAREVTAVAKGFIAAGLEPGGRVAVMSRTRYEWTLLDFAVWAAGGQTVPVYATSSADQVEWIVRDSGARHVVTETAQNTATVTAATAAHEQPPRVWELDDDALGTLIALGRDLSDEEAAKRRAALTPDTVATICYTSGTTGLPKGCVLTHGNLHAEAANTVELLHPVFQAVTGQTASTLLFLPLAHILGRTIQIACLMGRIEIGHWPSIKPDELRPALREFRPTFLVGVPYLFEKIHDTGRATAEKLGRGASFDRAHRVALRFAEAHLGHFLGTGKGPGVGLRATWALYDLLVYRRVRKELGGRLRYAISGGSPLDRDLNLFFYAAGILVYEGYGLTETTAAATIVPPLRPRPGTVGRPVPGTAVRIADDGEVLIKGGIVFGAYRGDPAATDAVLRDGWFATGDLGALDADGYLTITGRKKDILVTSGGKNVSPAVLEDRLRSRPPVGQCLVVGDGRPFVGALITLEPDAVAHWLSVRGLPADTPMSEVVQDPRMHADVQKAVDHANEAVSRAESIRVFRLVEGEWTEENGLITPSLKVKRHAVTQAYAADIEALYGS; this is encoded by the coding sequence ATGGGCGTACGCAAGGATCTGAAGCGGGCCGCACAACGCACCGAACTGCTGGAACGCGCCGAGGTCGAGGTCGTCACGGACGCCGGGGGCGTGGTGCGCGAGGCCCGCACCCCGGCCCTCGCGTCCCGCCCCACCACCGGCAGCATCGCCGACCTGCCTTACACCAACGCGGCCGAGGCACCGGACGCCGTGGTCCTGCGCCGCCACACCGGCGACGGCTGGCGTCCGGTCACCGCGGCCGAGTTCGCCCGGGAAGTCACCGCCGTGGCCAAGGGGTTCATCGCGGCCGGCCTGGAACCCGGCGGCCGGGTCGCCGTGATGTCCCGCACCCGCTACGAGTGGACCCTGCTGGACTTCGCGGTCTGGGCCGCCGGCGGGCAGACCGTCCCCGTCTACGCCACCTCCTCCGCGGACCAGGTCGAGTGGATCGTCCGCGACTCCGGCGCCCGGCACGTCGTCACCGAGACCGCGCAGAACACGGCCACGGTCACGGCGGCCACCGCGGCGCACGAACAGCCGCCGCGTGTCTGGGAACTGGACGACGACGCCCTCGGCACGCTCATCGCGCTCGGCCGCGACCTGTCCGACGAGGAGGCCGCCAAACGCCGTGCCGCCCTCACCCCCGACACTGTCGCGACGATCTGCTACACCTCCGGCACCACCGGCCTGCCCAAGGGCTGCGTCCTCACCCACGGCAACCTGCACGCCGAGGCCGCCAACACCGTCGAGCTGCTGCACCCCGTCTTCCAGGCCGTCACCGGGCAGACCGCCTCGACCCTGCTCTTCCTCCCGCTCGCCCACATCCTCGGCCGCACCATCCAGATCGCCTGCCTGATGGGCCGGATCGAGATCGGCCACTGGCCCAGCATCAAGCCCGACGAACTGCGGCCCGCGCTGCGGGAGTTCCGGCCCACCTTCCTCGTCGGCGTCCCCTACCTCTTCGAGAAGATCCACGACACCGGCCGGGCCACCGCCGAGAAGCTGGGCCGCGGCGCCTCCTTCGACCGCGCCCACCGCGTCGCCCTCCGCTTCGCCGAGGCCCACCTCGGCCACTTCCTCGGCACCGGCAAGGGCCCCGGCGTGGGGCTCCGGGCCACCTGGGCCCTGTACGACCTGCTGGTCTACCGCCGGGTCCGCAAGGAGCTCGGCGGCCGTCTGCGCTACGCCATCAGCGGCGGCTCTCCGCTCGACCGCGACCTCAACCTGTTCTTCTACGCCGCCGGCATCCTCGTCTACGAGGGCTACGGCCTCACCGAGACCACCGCCGCCGCCACCATCGTCCCGCCGCTCAGGCCACGCCCCGGCACCGTCGGCCGGCCCGTCCCCGGCACCGCCGTCCGGATCGCCGACGACGGCGAGGTGCTCATCAAGGGCGGCATCGTCTTCGGCGCCTACCGGGGCGACCCGGCCGCCACCGACGCCGTGCTGCGCGACGGATGGTTCGCCACCGGCGACCTCGGCGCCCTCGACGCGGACGGCTACCTCACCATCACCGGCCGCAAGAAGGACATCCTCGTCACCTCCGGCGGCAAGAACGTCTCCCCGGCCGTCCTGGAGGACCGGCTGCGCAGCCGCCCGCCCGTCGGCCAGTGCCTCGTCGTCGGCGACGGCCGCCCCTTCGTCGGCGCCCTGATCACCCTCGAACCGGACGCGGTGGCGCACTGGCTCTCCGTACGCGGGCTGCCCGCGGACACCCCGATGTCCGAGGTCGTCCAGGACCCCCGGATGCACGCCGACGTCCAGAAGGCCGTCGACCACGCCAACGAGGCCGTCTCCCGCGCCGAGTCGATCCGCGTGTTCCGGCTCGTCGAGGGGGAGTGGACCGAGGAGAACGGCCTGATCACCCCCTCGCTGAAGGTGAAGCGGCACGCCGTGACCCAGGCGTACGCGGCCGACATCGAGGCGCTGTACGGCAGCTGA
- a CDS encoding ABC transporter permease, with translation MSTLTERTEVASGYRAGRTLPVRVELLRQLKRRRTMVMFGILAVLPFVLVAAFAIGGEPDGRGNRVTLMDTATASGANFAAVNLFVSASFLLVIPVALFCGDTVASEAGWSSLRYLLAAPVPRARLLWSKLVVGLGLSLAAMILLPVVALAVGSAAYGWGPLQIPTGGSLATGTAAQRLLIVVAYLFVSQLVTAGLAFWLSTRTDAPLGAVGGAVGLTIVGNVLDAVTALGDWRHFLPAHWQFAWADAVQPHLEWPGMIQGTAVSVTYALILFALAFRHFTRKDIVS, from the coding sequence ATGAGCACGCTCACCGAGCGCACCGAGGTGGCCTCCGGCTACCGGGCGGGCCGCACCCTGCCCGTGCGGGTCGAACTGCTCCGCCAGCTCAAGCGGCGCCGCACGATGGTGATGTTCGGCATCCTCGCCGTGCTGCCGTTCGTGCTGGTCGCCGCCTTCGCGATCGGCGGGGAGCCGGACGGGCGCGGCAACCGCGTCACCCTGATGGACACGGCGACGGCCTCCGGCGCCAACTTCGCCGCCGTCAACCTGTTCGTCTCCGCGAGCTTCCTGCTCGTCATCCCGGTCGCCCTGTTCTGCGGGGACACCGTCGCCTCGGAGGCCGGCTGGTCGTCCCTGCGCTATCTCCTCGCCGCGCCCGTGCCGAGGGCCCGGCTGCTGTGGTCCAAGCTGGTGGTCGGCCTCGGTCTGAGCCTGGCCGCGATGATCCTGCTGCCGGTGGTCGCGCTGGCCGTGGGCTCGGCCGCCTACGGCTGGGGCCCGCTCCAGATCCCCACCGGGGGTTCGCTCGCCACGGGCACGGCGGCCCAGCGCCTGCTGATCGTGGTGGCGTACCTGTTCGTGTCCCAACTGGTCACGGCAGGACTGGCGTTCTGGCTGTCGACGCGGACGGACGCCCCGCTGGGCGCGGTCGGCGGCGCGGTCGGCCTCACCATCGTCGGCAACGTCCTGGACGCCGTCACCGCGCTCGGCGACTGGCGCCACTTCCTGCCCGCACACTGGCAGTTCGCCTGGGCGGACGCCGTCCAGCCGCACCTCGAGTGGCCCGGCATGATCCAGGGCACCGCGGTCTCCGTGACGTACGCCCTGATCCTGTTCGCGCTGGCCTTCCGGCACTTCACGCGCAAGGACATCGTGTCGTAG
- a CDS encoding lipopolysaccharide biosynthesis protein, with protein sequence MTDNPAERAPLWDRARARLGRLPVWALVPATALTGALAGGVYGLVKPPQYTATSSVVAVPNGKTEADCTDALGFAQAYGRVATQLAVLGDAQMWAGVPVSTLRESVEVATSPDAPMVAVSATSSSPGQAVDIANAVSRALVTEAGYAKDRTGIRLENLSRALRPGEPSSASPGLTALVGASAGGLLGGLAMLARPRRRSGGPGADDDLGRASVPGPAGAADAQETRG encoded by the coding sequence ATGACAGACAACCCCGCTGAGCGCGCTCCGCTGTGGGACCGGGCCCGTGCCCGGCTCGGACGGCTGCCCGTGTGGGCGCTGGTGCCCGCCACGGCCCTGACCGGCGCCCTGGCCGGTGGCGTGTACGGGCTGGTGAAGCCCCCGCAGTACACGGCGACCAGTTCCGTGGTGGCCGTGCCGAACGGCAAGACCGAGGCCGACTGCACGGACGCGCTGGGCTTCGCGCAGGCCTACGGCCGGGTCGCCACCCAGCTCGCGGTGCTCGGGGACGCCCAGATGTGGGCGGGCGTCCCGGTGTCGACGCTGCGCGAGAGCGTGGAGGTGGCGACGTCGCCGGACGCCCCGATGGTCGCGGTCTCGGCGACCTCGTCGAGCCCCGGGCAGGCCGTGGACATCGCGAACGCCGTGTCCCGCGCGCTGGTCACCGAGGCCGGCTACGCCAAGGACCGGACCGGTATCCGGCTGGAGAACCTGTCGCGCGCGCTGCGGCCGGGCGAGCCGTCGTCGGCGTCGCCGGGGCTGACCGCGCTGGTGGGCGCGAGCGCCGGCGGGCTGCTCGGCGGGCTCGCGATGCTGGCCCGGCCGCGCCGGCGGTCCGGTGGGCCGGGCGCGGACGACGACCTGGGCCGGGCCTCGGTGCCGGGTCCGGCCGGGGCCGCCGACGCCCAGGAGACCCGCGGATGA
- a CDS encoding alpha/beta fold hydrolase has product MDLRLPGRGAPRGPRRLLAAAAAAVVLAGAGTWTAVASGGDAPEIRRADRVMAMDGGVRVDTSYFTAPGGGRRPAVLLGHGFGGSKDDMRRQAEDLARDGYAVLTWSARGFGESTGAIGLNDPKGEVADVSRLLDWLARQPEVRLDKPGDPRVGMAGGSYGGAIALLAAGHDDRVDAIAPAITYWNLADALFPNGVFKKLWAGIFVNSGGGCDKFQPTLCAMYQRVAESGVPDAKARALLEERSPSAVGDRIDVPTLLFQGQSDSLFPLGQADEAARAIRANGAPVDVDWIAGGHDVGDMEATRVQARTTAWFDRYLKGDKGADTGPAFRVTRTGGIDSTDGEAQLRGASADAYPGLTAGVRRLPLTGGEQPFANPAGASPPAVSALPGLGGSGGLAQLSSLGVGVSLDFPGQFARFDSAPVADNLHITGSPTATVHVRADSDDAVLFAKVYDVGPDGRRQVLPSQLVTPLRITDAKAGKDVRITLPAIDHDVEKGHRLRLVLSSTDLGYASPAAPAMYAVALKSDLSVPTAPGVTSAAAPLPSWVWWLPAAGAVLALALLLTARRRTTAPAPDPELAEVPLRITGLSKRYARAQDRYAVRELSFQVEKGQVLGLLGPNGAGKTTTLRMLMGLIRPDAGEIRVFGHAVRPGAPVLSRVGAFVEGAGFLPHLSGRENLELYWKATGRPPEDAHLDEALEIAGLGDALARAVRTYSQGMRQRLAIAQAMLGLPDLLILDEPTNGLDPPQIREMREVMIRYAAAGRTVIVSSHLLSEVEQSCTHLVVMDRGRLVQAGPVAEIVGSGDTLLVGTATAVGGPVVEKVAALPGVVSAVPADDGLLVRLDADGSAEQLVAELVRLEVPVRSVGPHRRLEDAFLTLIGGSA; this is encoded by the coding sequence ATGGATCTTCGACTGCCCGGACGGGGCGCACCGCGCGGGCCGCGGCGGCTGCTGGCCGCCGCGGCCGCCGCCGTGGTGCTGGCCGGCGCCGGGACCTGGACCGCGGTCGCCTCCGGCGGCGACGCCCCCGAGATACGGCGCGCCGACCGGGTCATGGCCATGGACGGCGGAGTACGCGTCGACACCTCGTACTTCACCGCGCCGGGCGGCGGGCGGCGCCCCGCCGTCCTCCTCGGGCACGGCTTCGGCGGCAGCAAAGACGACATGCGGCGGCAGGCCGAGGATTTGGCGCGGGACGGGTACGCCGTCCTCACCTGGTCCGCGCGCGGCTTCGGTGAGTCCACCGGCGCGATCGGCCTGAACGACCCGAAGGGCGAGGTCGCCGACGTCTCCCGGCTGCTCGACTGGCTCGCCCGGCAGCCCGAGGTCCGCCTCGACAAGCCCGGCGACCCGCGCGTCGGCATGGCGGGCGGCTCCTACGGCGGCGCCATCGCGCTGCTGGCCGCCGGACACGACGACCGCGTCGACGCCATCGCCCCGGCCATCACCTACTGGAACCTCGCCGACGCCCTCTTCCCGAACGGCGTCTTCAAGAAGCTGTGGGCCGGCATCTTCGTCAACTCCGGCGGCGGCTGCGACAAGTTCCAGCCCACGCTCTGCGCGATGTACCAGCGGGTCGCCGAGTCCGGCGTCCCCGACGCCAAGGCCCGCGCCCTGCTGGAGGAACGCTCCCCGTCCGCCGTCGGCGACCGCATAGACGTGCCCACCCTGCTGTTCCAGGGCCAGTCCGACTCCCTCTTCCCGCTCGGCCAGGCCGACGAGGCGGCCCGCGCGATCCGCGCCAACGGAGCCCCCGTGGACGTCGACTGGATCGCCGGCGGGCACGACGTCGGCGACATGGAGGCGACCCGCGTCCAGGCCCGCACCACCGCCTGGTTCGACCGGTACCTCAAGGGCGACAAGGGCGCTGACACCGGCCCCGCCTTCCGGGTCACCCGCACCGGGGGCATCGACTCCACCGACGGCGAGGCCCAGCTGCGGGGCGCGAGCGCCGACGCGTACCCCGGACTGACCGCCGGCGTACGGCGGCTGCCGCTCACCGGCGGTGAGCAGCCCTTCGCCAACCCGGCCGGTGCCAGCCCGCCCGCCGTCTCCGCCCTGCCCGGCCTCGGCGGCTCCGGCGGCCTCGCCCAGCTGTCGTCGCTCGGCGTCGGCGTCTCGCTGGACTTCCCCGGCCAGTTCGCCCGCTTCGACTCCGCGCCCGTCGCCGACAACCTGCACATCACCGGCTCCCCGACGGCCACCGTGCACGTGCGCGCCGACAGCGACGACGCCGTCCTGTTCGCCAAGGTCTACGACGTCGGCCCCGACGGCCGCCGGCAGGTCCTGCCGTCCCAGCTGGTCACCCCGCTGCGGATCACGGACGCCAAGGCCGGCAAGGACGTGCGGATCACCCTCCCCGCCATCGACCACGACGTCGAGAAGGGCCACCGGCTGCGCCTGGTGCTGTCCTCCACGGACCTCGGCTACGCCTCCCCGGCCGCCCCGGCGATGTACGCGGTGGCCCTGAAGAGCGACCTGTCCGTCCCGACGGCCCCCGGCGTCACCAGCGCCGCCGCGCCCCTGCCGTCCTGGGTGTGGTGGCTGCCCGCCGCCGGTGCCGTGCTCGCCCTCGCCCTGCTGCTGACCGCCCGCCGCCGCACCACCGCCCCCGCGCCCGACCCGGAGCTGGCCGAGGTCCCGCTGCGGATCACCGGCCTGAGCAAGCGGTACGCCCGCGCGCAGGACCGGTACGCCGTGCGGGAGTTGTCGTTCCAGGTGGAGAAGGGCCAGGTGCTCGGCCTGCTCGGCCCGAACGGGGCGGGCAAGACGACGACCCTGCGCATGCTGATGGGCCTGATCCGTCCCGACGCCGGGGAGATCCGGGTCTTCGGGCACGCCGTCCGCCCCGGCGCCCCGGTCCTGTCCCGGGTCGGCGCCTTCGTGGAGGGCGCCGGCTTCCTGCCGCACCTGTCGGGCCGGGAGAACCTGGAGCTGTACTGGAAGGCCACCGGCCGCCCGCCGGAGGACGCCCACCTGGACGAGGCCCTGGAGATCGCCGGGCTCGGCGACGCGCTCGCCCGCGCGGTGCGCACCTACTCGCAGGGCATGCGCCAGCGCCTCGCCATCGCCCAGGCCATGCTCGGCCTGCCGGACCTGCTCATCCTCGACGAGCCGACCAACGGCCTCGACCCGCCGCAGATCCGTGAGATGCGCGAGGTGATGATCCGGTACGCGGCCGCGGGCCGCACGGTGATCGTCTCCAGCCATCTCCTCTCGGAGGTCGAGCAGTCCTGCACCCATCTCGTGGTGATGGACCGCGGCCGGCTCGTGCAGGCGGGCCCGGTCGCCGAGATCGTCGGCTCCGGCGACACCCTCCTCGTCGGCACTGCCACGGCCGTCGGCGGACCCGTCGTCGAGAAGGTCGCCGCGCTGCCCGGGGTGGTCTCGGCCGTCCCCGCCGACGACGGTCTCCTGGTCCGGCTCGACGCCGACGGCAGCGCCGAGCAGCTGGTCGCCGAACTCGTCCGGCTGGAGGTGCCCGTCCGGTCGGTCGGCCCGCACCGCCGTCTGGAGGACGCCTTCCTCACCCTGATCGGAGGTTCCGCATGA
- a CDS encoding GNAT family N-acetyltransferase: MTASVRRLTVEVCTDERAFAGLAEAWGRLHRACPSATAFQSHAWLHSWWLSYGRPGRLRLVLVRRGGELVAAAPLMRVHSPLPALVPLGGTITDFCDVLVDESAGAPAAAALADALADLARTALVDFREVRPGGAMERVFLCWRGPRQRLRDSLCLELPALPMEELVGRLPTGRARRIRSKVNQLSRLGVQWRVVPHEETEAALRRLLELHRLQWAGRQVSPEHLRPRFMEHLVRAAVPLARSGEAATTEFVLDGSVVAVNISLLSGALAGMYLYGFDPGLRQRRVDVATMLLHGATGHLGSDGLRTLSLLRGAEPYKYRWQPTTVVNQRFLLARRRTAPLLGAALAEAAARRRAKEVLRKDAEPVAQR, from the coding sequence ATGACGGCGTCCGTACGAAGGCTGACGGTGGAGGTGTGCACCGACGAGCGCGCCTTCGCCGGCCTCGCCGAGGCGTGGGGCCGGCTGCACCGGGCGTGCCCGTCGGCGACGGCGTTCCAGAGTCACGCGTGGCTGCACTCGTGGTGGCTGTCGTACGGCAGGCCGGGCCGGCTGCGGCTGGTGCTGGTGCGCCGGGGCGGCGAGCTGGTGGCGGCGGCGCCGCTGATGCGGGTGCACAGCCCGCTGCCGGCGCTGGTGCCGCTCGGCGGCACCATCACGGACTTCTGCGACGTGCTGGTCGACGAGTCGGCGGGCGCCCCGGCCGCGGCGGCGCTCGCGGACGCCCTGGCCGATCTGGCCCGTACGGCGCTGGTGGACTTCCGTGAGGTGCGGCCGGGCGGCGCGATGGAGCGGGTGTTCCTGTGCTGGCGGGGTCCGCGGCAGCGGCTGCGTGACTCGCTCTGCCTGGAGCTGCCCGCGCTCCCCATGGAGGAGCTGGTGGGGCGGCTGCCGACGGGCCGGGCCCGGCGCATCCGCAGCAAGGTCAACCAGCTGTCCCGGCTCGGGGTGCAGTGGCGGGTCGTGCCGCACGAGGAGACGGAGGCCGCGCTGCGCCGGCTCCTGGAGCTGCACCGGCTGCAGTGGGCGGGCCGGCAGGTGTCGCCCGAGCATCTGCGGCCGCGGTTCATGGAGCACCTGGTCCGCGCGGCGGTCCCGCTGGCCCGTTCCGGGGAGGCGGCGACGACGGAGTTCGTGCTGGACGGCTCGGTGGTGGCGGTCAACATCTCGCTGCTGTCGGGCGCGTTGGCCGGCATGTACCTGTACGGCTTCGACCCGGGGCTGCGGCAGCGCCGGGTGGACGTGGCGACGATGCTGCTGCACGGGGCGACCGGGCACCTCGGGTCGGACGGGCTGCGCACGCTGAGCCTGCTGCGGGGCGCGGAGCCGTACAAGTACCGCTGGCAGCCGACGACCGTCGTCAACCAGCGGTTCCTGCTGGCCCGGCGGCGCACCGCCCCGCTCCTGGGGGCGGCGCTCGCGGAGGCGGCCGCGCGGCGGCGGGCCAAGGAGGTGCTGCGCAAGGACGCCGAGCCGGTGGCTCAGCGGTAG